A single window of Eucalyptus grandis isolate ANBG69807.140 chromosome 1, ASM1654582v1, whole genome shotgun sequence DNA harbors:
- the LOC104414705 gene encoding salicylate carboxymethyltransferase: MEVTQLRHMNGGMGESSYANNSLLQRKVLLTTKPIMEAAVTALFSTAAATFPTSLAIADLGCSTGPNTLFAVSEIINIMSNLCKATKQELLEIQVFLNDLPGNDFNTIFSRFLPRFQEKLSEQMKSKNGAWATLSCFFNGVPGSFYGRLFPRESLHLIHSSYSLHWLSQVPRGLEGNKGNIYMSRSSPPSVLRAYYEQFQRDFSTFLECRGQEVVVGGRMLLTLQGRRSDDLSSEECCYIWELLAIALNEMVSEGLIEEEKVDSFNVPMYTPSPKEVRGEVQKQGSFSIDCLEVSEVNWSVLDTNFNTNVVLEDEGYNMAKCMRAVFEPLLVEHFGEEIIDEVFKRYRAQIVDAMSKEKTAFVNITILLKKIT; the protein is encoded by the exons atggaagtcACGCAACTACGGCACATGAATGGAGGAATGGGAGAATCAAGTTATGCTAACAACTCATTGCTTCAG agAAAGGTGCTATTGACGACAAAGCCCATAATGGAGGCAGCCGTCACGGCTCTCTTCTCTACGGCCGCTGCCACCTTCCCGACGAGCCTCGCCATTGCAGACTTGGGCTGTTCCACTGGCCCCAACACTCTCTTTGCTGTGTCCGAGATCATCAACATCATGAGCAATCTCTGCAAGGCGACCAAGCAAGAGCTGCTGGAGATCCAAGTGTTCTTGAATGATCTCCCGGGGAACGACTTCAACACCATCTTCAGCAGATTCTTGCCGAGATTCCAAGAGAAGTTGAGTGAGCAAATGAAGAGCAAGAACGGAGCGTGGGCAACATTGTCGTGCTTCTTCAATGGCGTTCCTGGTTCATTCTATGGGAGACTGTTCCCTCGGGAGAGCCTACACTTGATTCATTCTTCATACAGCCTCCATTGGCTGTCTCAG gtCCCACGAGGCCTAGAGGGAAACAAAGGCAACATATATATGTCGAGATCAAGCCCTCCAAGTGTGCTTAGGGCATACTACGAGCAATTCCAAAGGGACTTCTCAACGTTCTTGGAGTGTCGTGggcaagaggtggtggtgggaGGGCGTATGCTATTGACCCTCCAGGGTCGAAGAAGCGACGATCTTTCAAGCGAAGAGTGTTGCTACATTTGGGAGCTCTTGGCTATTGCTCTCAATGAAATGGTCTCCgag GGACTcatagaagaagagaaagtgGACTCCTTCAATGTCCCTATGTACACACCCTCACCAAAGGAAGTACGAGGGGAAGTCCAAAAGCAAGGGTCATTCTCAATCGATTGCTTGGAGGTGTCCGAAGTGAATTGGAGTGTTCTTGACACCAATTTCAACACTAATGTTGTGTTGGAGGATGAGGGATACAATATGGCCAAGTGCATGAGAGCTGTGTTTGAGCCCTTACTCGTTGAGCACTTTGGTGAAGAGATCATAGATGAGGTCTTCAAGAGATATAGGGCTCAAATTGTTGATGCCATGTCCAAGGAAAAGACTGCATTCGTCAACATCACCATTTTGCTAAAGAAAATCACGTAG
- the LOC104414704 gene encoding salicylate carboxymethyltransferase, producing the protein MEVMHVLHMNGGMGESSYANNSLLQRKLLLMTKPIMEAAVTALFSTAAATVPASLAIADLGCSTGPNTLFAMSEIINIMSNLCKATKQELPEIQVFLNDLPGNDFNTIFSSFLPRFQEKLSEQMKSKNRAWATLSCFFNGVPGSFYGRLFPRESLHLIHSSSSLHWLSQVPRGLEGNKGNIYMVRSSPPRVLRAYYEQFQRDFSTFLECRGQELVVGGRMLLTFLGRRSDDPSNKECCYVWELLAIALNEMVSEGLIEEDKVDSFNVPMYTPSPKEVRGEVQKQGSFSIDWLEVAEVNWSVLETNFDPNVVSEDGGYNMAKCMRAAVEPLLVEHFGEEIIDEVFKRYRARLIDVMSKEKTAIVNIIILLKKIA; encoded by the exons atggaagtcATGCATGTACTGCACATGAATGGAGGAATGGGAGAATCGAGTTATGCTAACAACTCATTGCTTCAG AGGAAGTTGCTATTGATGACAAAGCCCATAATGGAGGCAGCCGTCACAGCTCTCTTCTCTACGGCTGCCGCCACCgtcccggcgagcctcgccattgcAGACTTGGGCTGTTCCACTGGCCCCAACACTCTCTTTGCCATGTCCGAGATCATCAACATCATGAGCAATCTCTGCAAGGCGACCAAGCAAGAGCTGCCGGAGATCCAAGTTTTCTTGAACGATCTCCCGGGGAACGACTTCAACACCATCTTCAGCAGCTTCTTGCCGAGATTCCAAGAGAAGTTGAGTGAGCAAATGAAGAGCAAGAACAGAGCGTGGGCAACATTGTCGTGCTTCTTCAATGGCGTTCCTGGTTCGTTCTATGGGAGACTGTTCCCTCGGGAGAGCTTACACTTGATTCATTCTTCATCCAGCCTCCATTGGCTGTCTCAG gtCCCACGAGGCCTAGAGGGAAACAAAGGCAACATATATATGGTGAGATCGAGCCCTCCAAGGGTGCTTAGGGCATACTATGAGCAATTCCAGAGGGACTTCTCAACGTTCTTGGAGTGTCGTGGGCAAGAGTTGGTTGTGGGAGGGCGTATGCTATTGACCTTCTTGGGTCGAAGAAGTGACGATCCTTCAAATAAAGAGTGTTGCTACGTTTGGGAGCTCTTGGCTATTGCTCTCAATGAGATGGTCTCCGAg GGACTCATAGAAGAAGACAAAGTGGACTCCTTCAACGTCCCTATGTACACACCCTCACCAAAGGAAGTACGAGGGGAAGTCCAAAAGCAAGGGTCATTCTCAATCGATTGGTTGGAGGTGGCCGAAGTGAATTGGAGTGTCCTTGAAACCAATTTCGACCCTAATGTTGTGTCGGAGGATGGGGGATACAATATGGCCAAGTGCATGAGAGCTGCAGTTGAACCCTTACTCGTTGAGCACTTTGGTGAAGAGATCATAGATGAGGTCTTCAAGAGATATAGGGCTCGACTCATCGATGTCATGTCCAAGGAAAAGACTGCAATCGTCAACATCATCATTTTGCTAAAGAAAATTGCGTAG